The stretch of DNA GGAGTTGATGTTTAATTAAAAATAGTATGGAAATTTTGCATTTGGACTTGAGTAGTTTATTTGTTAGGCAAATATCTCGAAGGTGAGCAGGAACAGATGTATGTAGTGCATTAAGACTTGGAAGAGGTCAGAATGTTGTGTTCTCAggtcattattcatgtattttgagtTGATAAAGTGATATCTGATCGTCGAGGGAAACCTTGTGGAATTTTATAATGTGGTCCCTTGGTTCTGTATTGATTTAGGTATAATCGTCTATAGGTCCTCATAACTGGTTTAGATTAATGGTATCACGGGTTTGatttaatacataagtttattcTGTGTGTGGCATGAAAACATTTCTTGGAAGATCCAATTTAAAACCCATTCAAATGAGAACTTAGCACGTAACGTTACGGTTACCCAATTTAACTTTACCAATTTGAGGAATATCCATATGAAGAAACCACTTCCAATGTCGGTTACGGGCGCTGTAATCCTAAGCCAATGGTCACTAGAGTTCTCAGTTTGACAGCTGTTAGTTTGCTGCATGCTGCATGGTATTAGAACTTAGGCATAACAAGGAGGGGTTTAGTTATttcatagaagttatttcaggtaggagttctttcaggtaaaggttgggatatgtcaaatagaagttatttcaggtaggagttctttcaggtaaaggctgggatatgtcaaatagaagttatttcaggtaggagttctttcaggtaaaggctgggagatgtcaaatagaagttatttcaggtaaaggctgggatatgtcaaatagaagttatttcaggtaggagttctttcaagtaaaggctgggatatgtcaaatagaagttatttcaggtaaaggctgggagatgtcaaatagaagttatttcaggtaaaggctgggatatgtcaaatagaagttatttcaggtaggagttctttcaggtaaaggctgggatatgtcaaatagaagttatttcatgTAGGAGTTCTTTcaagtaaaggctgggatatgtcaaatagaagttatttcaggtaagggctgggatatgtcaaatagaagatcTTTCAGGTAGGATGCTGGGccacgagacattgatacatttagggaCAGTCTCTAGGCTTAGAGGATTTAGGCAGCCGCAACATAGGTACTGTTGGTGGTCTTCATTGAAtagtgcaggttctcggccactcatcggttaggtcagctacgattcaactagggaattttgttagctcatagggagtgccggaacggggcctaggaaaatggagaccctaaaggttgcgcaattgagagaggagttggaagttagaggcctcccaagaggagggaacaagtctgaattgtgtcagcgtctaagtgaagccctagagaaggatggcgtagaggtacaggagtttttgcGGGGACTTGAGGTTAGGCAGGAGAGTGGGGTTAATCAGGGCCATAAGGTAGGTGAGTGCACTGAAGAGCCCAGGGAAGaggaaggacatttaaatttgggggatagcGCATCAGTCATTGGTATACAATCTGTTGCTTCCGGGAGATCTCAGCAGTCGCGCGCGAGTTCTACTGGGAGCAGACATGCAGTATTAGCTgcttctagagccaggttggcagcaCAATTACGGCCGATGAAGGAGATAGAcgccatagagcgagaggaagcagcgctaaaggctaggagggagagggtcggtttagaggcagagttagctggagtggaggcagaggagaaggccctgagagccatcaaagtaaaagaaaaggaaataactcACCTCCCTAGGGTAAGAGAACACACAAGCCCTGATGTAAGCGGGAGTGAGAAACCCATGCATTTGAATACAGAAGCGCCCGAGATTGGGTTAAGTGGATACCGTTGCTCGGGCGAGAATGACCAAAGGGACTTGAGCAATAGGGAAGTCATGCAGGCGCTAATCTCTTGCAACCTTAAAAGCTTGATACCCAAGCAGGATATCGTTAAGTTTGATGGGGATcgtacaaagtattttaagttcattcgctcatttgatgaagtctttagtagccagttgacgaatgataaggaaaggctgaggtatctggatttatacacgacagGCATGCCAAACGATATTGTAGCATCTTGCATCCACTTGgaagcttcagagggctataagcaggcaaggaagttgctggaggagcgATATGGAAACCTAGAACAGATAGCCACCGCGTTTGTGGAAAAGATcattaaatggaaatatataagggaaaacaacgcgGAAGAGTATGACGAGTACTCGGTGGCACTCAAAACTTGCAGGAATGCAATTTCGTGCGTCTCTTATGGCAttgccgaattacaaaatccaaaaacaatgaggttGATCATAAGCAAGTTCTCCTTAGGGGTGCAGACTCGATGGTGGAGAGTTGCTGataagattaatgaaaaaaaagaggacTGTGTCGTTTGAAGATTTGGTGAGTTTCATTGAAGGAGAGGCTAGGGTCTTGAACCTATTTCAGAGgggcagaagggaagacacccctCGGGTAGGAGAAGGAAAAGCACCAATCAAGGCTGAGTGTTcaactaaggctaggaaagtttcatgtaacagaactgccccgctttcatgttggtactgtacaggaccccatatagtggatgaatgccaccaaatatctcaaatgggacctgaggaaaaactgggagccataagggagttggggctctgttttggctgtctgagaagtggtcataggtctcagtattgcagaaacaggaaaagttgcAACATATGCAATGGGAATCACCCAacgctgttgcatcgacaccaggaagtagaagtggtccaaggagcagaagtggtccaagaagtagaagtGATAGGATCTGAGCACTCAAATAGAGCATTAGTGGCTCAGGAGGAAGGAACACATAacaaaattgctatgttcagggcggttagaggaggtagcattggtacagggatgtcagttgtgccgataaggattaggtcaagggaaggaagggaggttttcacgaaggctttcttggacaatgggagttccacatgctttgtctcggaagctttaatgcagaccctaggcagcactgagaggcaggacgttaaggtgaatgttgaaaacatcaacggagtaggggaagttgcatgcagtctagtctcgggattgtcagcattggactatgagggcaagacttgcattacactcCCCCCGGTGTTGAGTGCCCCTCGCATACCGATTGATGAGTGCGATGTGGTCAGGTCCAGAGATCTGGAACGATGGCCACACTTGCGAGAGATTTACATCCCAGAGGTAGAAGCTGAGGTAGGTTTATTAATTAGGAACAATGTGCCTCACCTACTTGAGCCAAGGGAAGTTATTAATTCAACACGCCTCCATGAACCCCATGCCATACGAACATTATTG from Palaemon carinicauda isolate YSFRI2023 chromosome 5, ASM3689809v2, whole genome shotgun sequence encodes:
- the LOC137641195 gene encoding uncharacterized protein, with amino-acid sequence MSTRLSEALEKDGVEVQEFLRGLEVRQESGVNQGHKVGECTEEPREEEGHLNLGDSASVIGIQSVASGRSQQSRASSTGSRHAVLAASRARLAAQLRPMKEIDAIEREEAALKARRERVGLEAELAGVEAEEKALRAIKVKEKEITHLPRVREHTSPDVSGSEKPMHLNTEAPEIGLSGYRCSGENDQRDLSNREVMQALISCNLKSLIPKQDIVKFDGDRTKYFKFIRSFDEVFSSQLTNDKERLRYLDLYTTGMPNDIVASCIHLEASEGYKQARKLLEERYGNLEQIATAFVEKIIKWKYIRENNAEEYDEYSVALKTCRNAISCVSYGIAELQNPKTMRLIISKFSLGVQTRWWRVADKINEKKEDCVEVEVVQGAEVVQEVEVIGSEHSNRALVAQEEGTHNKIAMFRAVRGGSIGEVACSLVSGLSALDYEGKTCITLPPVLSAPRIPIDECDVVRSRDLERWPHLREIYIPEVEAEVGLLIRNNVPHLLEPREVINSTRLHEPHAIRTLLGWVVCGAKDKGGQEHVNKIQVTSKRLELDRMLVESYNREYDDVASNRREMSAVDRKWLEIIEKGVRKKGRTYEVPLPLRGNHGPLPETRDIALRRMHSLRKKLVKDGT